The Azotosporobacter soli genome window below encodes:
- a CDS encoding cobalt-precorrin 5A hydrolase has translation MKLALLSVTTRGAFLANTLATEIRLSGDEADCFEKQGRSAQCGAEAFDSLSELLVELWPRYDGFIFIMATGIVVRVIAPHIVDKRQDPAVIVLDEQGIHAISLLSGHLGQANCLASSVAKMIGAKPVITTATDLAGKTAPDVLAVALQCKIEPFDRLKKINAALAAGDTIIWQIDERLTLTEAYRAKAAEYAIELLPWQPKVSKDVAVKNVLISDRAMPCDEADLFLRPPILAAGIGCRRGVPASEIIAAIEDACRSVGRSPACIAIMASVDVKSTEKGLLEAAATLAAKTVFFSADELAQTVAKYNLKESDFVRKQIGVGNICEAAVMKVSQEETLLVPRTRYPQITIALAEVTSV, from the coding sequence ATGAAATTGGCATTGCTGTCGGTAACAACGCGCGGCGCTTTTTTGGCGAACACGTTGGCAACTGAAATTCGTCTGTCGGGCGATGAAGCGGATTGTTTTGAAAAGCAGGGGCGTTCGGCGCAGTGCGGTGCAGAGGCTTTTGATTCGCTAAGCGAGTTGTTGGTTGAACTGTGGCCGCGCTACGACGGATTTATCTTCATCATGGCTACAGGGATTGTCGTTCGGGTCATTGCGCCGCACATCGTTGATAAACGCCAGGATCCAGCCGTGATTGTGCTTGACGAACAAGGCATTCATGCAATCAGTCTCTTATCGGGCCATCTTGGCCAGGCAAATTGTCTGGCGTCCTCGGTTGCGAAAATGATCGGCGCCAAGCCCGTCATTACGACGGCGACGGATTTGGCTGGGAAGACTGCTCCGGATGTGCTAGCCGTTGCTTTGCAGTGCAAGATTGAACCGTTCGATAGGTTGAAAAAAATTAACGCGGCACTCGCCGCAGGCGATACTATTATCTGGCAGATTGACGAGCGGCTGACGTTAACCGAGGCGTATCGAGCGAAAGCGGCAGAGTATGCGATTGAACTGCTGCCGTGGCAGCCGAAAGTTTCTAAAGATGTTGCCGTAAAGAACGTGCTTATTAGCGATCGGGCGATGCCGTGCGATGAGGCAGATCTGTTTTTGCGTCCACCGATTTTAGCTGCCGGAATCGGTTGTCGACGCGGCGTTCCGGCGAGTGAAATTATCGCGGCGATTGAAGACGCTTGCCGTAGTGTGGGCCGCAGCCCTGCCTGCATCGCGATTATGGCGTCGGTTGACGTCAAATCGACGGAAAAGGGGCTGCTGGAAGCTGCGGCGACATTGGCGGCAAAAACCGTCTTTTTCAGTGCAGATGAACTGGCGCAAACCGTAGCAAAATACAATTTAAAAGAATCGGACTTTGTCCGTAAACAGATAGGAGTTGGCAATATATGCGAAGCAGCAGTGATGAAAGTAAGTCAAGAGGAAACCTTGCTGGTTCCGCGGACGCGATATCCGCAGATAACAATTGCGCTGGCCGAGGTCACATCAGTGTGA
- the cobK gene encoding precorrin-6A reductase — translation MILVIAGTKDGREIAEALEQEGYPILISVTSEYGRQRLTERLQQCVNDTALDADGLLELIRTRGIRLVIDASHPYALAVSANSREAAATANISYLRYERPPIELPVYDKLHRVDNYEDAARLAAALGQTIFLTTGSRHLAAFMASPDVKERRVVARVLPEATVLAECSRIGLQPHDIVALSGPFSKELNMALFCEYEADVIVTKNSGEIGGSDTKIAAAMALELPIVILERPQQDGNYLETAADVLVEVKKEAEKWIS, via the coding sequence ATGATTCTCGTAATCGCGGGAACAAAAGATGGGCGTGAAATAGCCGAAGCTTTAGAGCAGGAGGGATATCCGATTTTAATTTCCGTAACCAGCGAATATGGTCGGCAACGTCTGACGGAAAGATTGCAACAGTGTGTCAATGATACCGCTCTTGACGCAGACGGCTTGCTGGAGTTGATTCGGACACGCGGAATCCGACTGGTTATTGATGCCAGTCACCCTTATGCGCTGGCTGTATCAGCCAACAGCCGAGAGGCGGCGGCTACAGCTAATATTTCGTATCTGCGATATGAGCGGCCGCCAATTGAGTTGCCCGTTTACGATAAGTTGCATCGTGTAGACAACTATGAAGATGCAGCTCGCTTAGCGGCGGCGCTTGGTCAGACTATTTTTCTTACGACCGGTAGTCGTCATTTGGCGGCGTTTATGGCATCGCCGGATGTAAAGGAACGAAGAGTGGTGGCTCGCGTATTGCCGGAAGCGACGGTTCTTGCAGAGTGCAGCCGTATCGGGCTGCAGCCGCATGATATTGTCGCGTTGTCCGGTCCGTTTAGCAAAGAGCTTAACATGGCGCTTTTTTGCGAATATGAGGCCGATGTAATCGTTACGAAAAACAGCGGTGAAATCGGCGGCAGCGATACCAAAATAGCGGCGGCGATGGCGTTAGAACTACCAATTGTTATCTTGGAGAGACCGCAGCAGGACGGTAATTATCTTGAAACAGCGGCTGATGTATTGGTCGAAGTAAAAAAGGAGGCGGAAAAATGGATTTCATAA
- the cbiD gene encoding cobalt-precorrin-5B (C(1))-methyltransferase CbiD, protein MKEKLRSGITTGTCATAAAQAAILAVLAQTPEAVCVRLPRGEDKIVALEYATRITENTATAGVRKDAGDDPDITNGILVVADVELTQAVEIRLLGGEGVGVVTKPGLSILVGEAAINPVPRRMIEEGVRSIIGPARGAVIRISIPGGEKLARRTLNPSLGIEGGLSVIGTTGIVEPMSEEAFKDSLTPQIDVALAQGFESLVFVPGKIGENIAVDQYGLPKEAVLQTSNFIGHMLTAAEDKGVKRVLLFGHPGKLVKVAGGIFHTHNRMADGRMEIIAAYAALQQAGVEIIEEILACTTTEAATDILRRQGLNEAVYAALAKQASNRAQRYVFGGLEIGTVIVSMQGEILGMDECAKAIGGTLQWNIR, encoded by the coding sequence TTGAAAGAAAAATTGCGCTCGGGCATTACAACGGGTACATGTGCGACGGCCGCGGCGCAAGCTGCGATTTTAGCTGTTTTGGCGCAAACGCCGGAAGCTGTTTGTGTCCGGCTGCCACGCGGCGAAGATAAGATCGTGGCGCTTGAATATGCAACGCGAATTACGGAAAACACTGCTACTGCAGGCGTTCGAAAAGATGCCGGTGATGATCCGGATATCACAAATGGAATACTTGTTGTTGCTGATGTTGAGCTGACGCAAGCGGTAGAGATTCGTCTGCTTGGCGGTGAAGGGGTCGGCGTGGTGACGAAACCAGGGTTATCGATTCTAGTCGGTGAAGCGGCTATTAATCCAGTGCCGCGCCGAATGATTGAAGAGGGCGTTCGGAGCATCATCGGGCCAGCGCGTGGCGCGGTCATCCGCATTTCGATTCCCGGCGGCGAAAAGTTGGCGCGACGTACGTTGAATCCAAGTTTAGGCATCGAAGGCGGATTATCGGTCATTGGTACGACTGGAATTGTTGAACCGATGTCAGAAGAAGCGTTCAAAGATTCGTTGACGCCTCAGATTGACGTAGCGTTGGCGCAAGGGTTTGAAAGTTTGGTCTTCGTCCCGGGGAAAATCGGGGAAAATATTGCCGTTGACCAATATGGACTACCCAAGGAAGCTGTTTTGCAGACCAGCAATTTTATCGGCCATATGCTGACGGCAGCTGAAGATAAGGGCGTGAAGAGGGTTCTCCTGTTCGGGCATCCGGGGAAGCTCGTTAAAGTAGCTGGAGGGATTTTTCATACGCATAACCGCATGGCCGATGGTCGGATGGAAATAATAGCCGCTTACGCTGCATTGCAGCAGGCTGGTGTCGAGATAATCGAAGAAATTCTTGCCTGCACGACGACGGAAGCGGCGACCGATATTTTACGTCGACAAGGTTTGAACGAGGCAGTGTATGCGGCGCTTGCCAAACAGGCTAGCAATCGTGCACAGCGCTATGTGTTTGGCGGCTTGGAAATCGGAACGGTCATTGTGAGTATGCAAGGGGAGATATTGGGTATGGATGAGTGTGCAAAAGCGATTGGAGGAACTTTGCAGTGGAACATAAGATAA
- a CDS encoding precorrin-8X methylmutase — translation MDFITNPMEIERRSMEIIKPYLADWKLSEEATKVYSRIIHAAGDPDYANHIRIQSDAIAAGLAALKSGADIFCDVEMVRTGINKKRLAEFGGSVHCLIADPDVADKAKEQGITRSMAAMRSFGTRLDGAVIAIGNAPTALFEVLRLIKEERIRPALIIGIPVGFVGACESKEALVEQAPVPYITVAGNKGGSPIAAATVNALLYML, via the coding sequence ATGGATTTCATAACGAATCCTATGGAGATAGAACGACGCAGCATGGAGATCATTAAGCCGTATTTAGCAGACTGGAAACTTTCGGAGGAAGCGACAAAAGTATATTCGCGCATCATCCATGCAGCAGGGGATCCGGATTATGCAAACCATATTCGAATTCAGTCCGATGCGATTGCAGCTGGACTTGCGGCACTCAAAAGCGGCGCCGATATTTTTTGCGATGTTGAGATGGTTCGTACTGGCATCAATAAGAAACGTTTGGCGGAATTTGGCGGCAGCGTCCATTGTCTGATCGCCGATCCTGATGTGGCGGACAAAGCCAAAGAACAGGGGATCACCCGTTCTATGGCGGCGATGCGCAGTTTTGGCACGCGACTTGATGGTGCGGTCATTGCGATCGGCAATGCGCCGACTGCATTATTTGAAGTGCTGCGCCTGATAAAAGAAGAGCGGATTCGTCCTGCCCTAATTATCGGTATACCCGTTGGATTTGTTGGTGCCTGTGAATCGAAAGAGGCCCTGGTAGAACAAGCACCGGTGCCGTATATTACCGTAGCAGGCAACAAAGGCGGCAGTCCGATCGCAGCAGCCACGGTAAATGCCTTGCTGTATATGCTGTAA
- the cobM gene encoding precorrin-4 C(11)-methyltransferase, whose amino-acid sequence MHVFFVGAGPGDPNLITVKGQNLLREADLIVYAGSLVNPALLELAKKDAAIYNSATMTLDEVIEVMSAAAFENKCVVRLHTGDPSIYGAIQEQMDELKKKDIDYTVIPGVSSFLATAAALRQEYTLPGVSQTVIITRLEGRTPVPEKEALARLAQHNATMCIFLSVHMIEEVMAELQKGGYGPDTPAAVVKKASWPDQEIIRGTISTIAASVGAAGIGKTAMIVVGNCLASSYELSRLYAADFSHMYRDAK is encoded by the coding sequence ATGCATGTATTTTTTGTCGGAGCGGGTCCTGGAGACCCTAATTTGATTACGGTAAAAGGGCAGAATTTGTTGCGTGAAGCGGACCTGATTGTATATGCAGGTTCTCTGGTTAATCCGGCATTGTTGGAGTTGGCGAAGAAAGATGCGGCCATCTATAATAGCGCGACAATGACGTTGGACGAGGTGATTGAGGTGATGTCGGCGGCGGCGTTTGAAAATAAATGTGTCGTACGGTTGCATACCGGAGATCCGAGCATTTATGGTGCGATTCAGGAACAAATGGATGAATTGAAGAAGAAGGACATTGATTATACGGTAATTCCTGGCGTCAGTTCCTTCTTAGCGACAGCGGCGGCTCTGCGCCAGGAATATACGCTACCCGGTGTGTCGCAAACCGTGATCATTACCAGACTGGAAGGGCGCACGCCAGTGCCGGAAAAAGAAGCACTGGCTCGTTTGGCGCAACATAATGCGACGATGTGTATTTTCCTCAGCGTGCATATGATCGAGGAAGTGATGGCGGAATTGCAAAAAGGCGGTTATGGTCCGGATACTCCTGCTGCGGTTGTCAAGAAGGCCTCCTGGCCGGACCAGGAAATTATTCGTGGTACGATCTCAACAATTGCAGCGTCGGTTGGAGCGGCTGGTATCGGTAAAACGGCAATGATCGTTGTCGGCAATTGTTTAGCGAGCAGTTATGAATTATCGCGTTTGTATGCAGCTGATTTCAGTCATATGTATCGTGATGCAAAATGA
- the cbiT gene encoding precorrin-6Y C5,15-methyltransferase (decarboxylating) subunit CbiT, whose protein sequence is MIRPVLGIRDEEFLRGDIPMTKQEIRILLLAKAAIQSGDIIIDIGAGTGSISVEAARQSGVGEVYAIEREAEGIELIRRNREKFSVANLREIEGAAPGAMTDLPEADVIFIGGSGGNLPAILKRADELLKPGGRLVLSAVTLETVAMGTAFFREQSSRYQSEAFSVQVTRLKPIKTIHMFQALNPIYIMTGIKNS, encoded by the coding sequence ATGATAAGACCAGTTCTTGGCATCAGGGATGAAGAATTTCTGCGCGGCGACATTCCGATGACGAAGCAGGAAATTCGGATTTTGCTGCTAGCCAAGGCGGCGATTCAAAGCGGTGATATCATAATTGATATTGGCGCCGGGACGGGATCTATTTCGGTCGAAGCGGCGCGTCAGAGTGGTGTTGGAGAGGTTTATGCAATTGAAAGAGAAGCGGAAGGCATTGAATTGATTCGGCGCAATCGCGAAAAATTTTCCGTTGCAAACCTTCGGGAGATCGAAGGGGCCGCACCGGGGGCGATGACAGATTTGCCGGAGGCAGACGTGATTTTCATCGGCGGCAGCGGCGGCAATTTGCCTGCGATACTCAAACGGGCTGACGAATTGTTAAAACCGGGAGGGCGTTTAGTGCTCAGTGCAGTCACATTAGAAACAGTTGCAATGGGAACAGCCTTTTTCCGCGAACAAAGCTCGCGTTACCAAAGCGAAGCCTTTTCGGTCCAGGTAACACGTTTGAAACCAATCAAAACGATTCATATGTTTCAAGCGCTTAACCCGATTTATATTATGACTGGGATAAAAAACAGCTAA
- the cbiE gene encoding precorrin-6y C5,15-methyltransferase (decarboxylating) subunit CbiE, producing MEHKIIVVGIGPGHPDYLIPRAAAAIREASYLVGSQRALDTFAGPDATLRRIDGDLDSLFTDIATALKNSDVVVMVSGDPGFYSLQPALKARFGAEYELKVIPGLSSIQIAFAHHGLVWQDAELLSVHGRELALEKWQYRSGRKVAFLTDATMHAAAIAEHLLAMQWPTDAEVFLGRNLSYEHEEKKCCILQEATKMEGWQHCVMIVIG from the coding sequence GTGGAACATAAGATAATCGTTGTAGGCATTGGACCAGGGCATCCGGATTATCTGATTCCTCGTGCCGCAGCTGCGATTAGGGAGGCTTCCTATTTGGTCGGCAGCCAACGGGCGCTCGATACTTTTGCGGGGCCTGATGCAACGCTTCGCCGAATCGATGGCGATTTGGACAGCCTCTTTACGGACATCGCAACTGCGTTAAAAAACAGCGACGTTGTGGTGATGGTATCCGGCGATCCGGGGTTTTATAGTTTACAACCTGCACTCAAGGCGCGATTTGGTGCAGAATATGAGCTGAAAGTCATTCCTGGTCTGAGTTCGATCCAAATCGCGTTTGCACATCATGGACTTGTCTGGCAGGATGCGGAGTTACTCAGTGTGCATGGTCGTGAGCTGGCTTTGGAAAAATGGCAGTATCGTTCAGGAAGGAAAGTTGCCTTTCTAACCGACGCGACGATGCATGCGGCGGCGATTGCCGAACATTTGCTTGCGATGCAATGGCCAACAGACGCCGAAGTTTTTCTCGGACGGAACCTTTCTTATGAACACGAAGAGAAAAAATGCTGCATTTTGCAGGAGGCGACAAAGATGGAGGGGTGGCAGCATTGTGTGATGATTGTAATCGGATGA
- the cobJ gene encoding precorrin-3B C(17)-methyltransferase, with product MSPRAQQAVADATRVVGYTKYVELIEDLIKDKEVVSTGMMQEIDRCQKALDLAMEGHRVAVVSSGDPGIYGMAGLVLELATKCPAEDRPEVEVISGISAVGASAACLGAPLMHDFAVISLSDLLTPWEVIRRRVELAAEGDFVIALYNPKSVKRNWQIEEVKNIVLKHRPVMTPVGIVHHASRDGEAKVIANLGGFTDEHIDMFSMVIIGNSRTYVKEGYMITPRGYQV from the coding sequence ATGAGTCCCCGTGCGCAGCAAGCTGTGGCGGATGCCACAAGAGTGGTCGGCTATACTAAATATGTCGAATTGATTGAGGATCTGATAAAAGACAAAGAAGTCGTTTCGACGGGGATGATGCAGGAGATTGATCGTTGTCAAAAGGCGCTCGATTTGGCGATGGAAGGACATCGTGTTGCTGTGGTTTCGAGCGGCGATCCTGGCATCTACGGAATGGCTGGGCTTGTTTTGGAACTGGCGACCAAATGTCCGGCCGAAGATCGTCCGGAAGTGGAAGTTATTTCCGGCATCAGTGCAGTTGGCGCATCGGCGGCCTGCCTCGGAGCACCGCTAATGCATGATTTTGCCGTGATTAGCCTCAGCGATTTGCTGACGCCTTGGGAAGTCATCCGGCGACGCGTAGAACTTGCGGCTGAAGGTGATTTCGTAATCGCCCTCTACAATCCAAAGAGCGTCAAACGCAATTGGCAGATTGAAGAAGTAAAGAACATTGTTCTTAAACACCGGCCTGTCATGACTCCGGTCGGCATTGTGCATCATGCCAGTCGTGACGGCGAGGCAAAGGTGATTGCCAATTTAGGCGGCTTTACAGATGAACATATTGATATGTTCTCTATGGTCATCATCGGCAATAGCCGGACTTATGTCAAAGAAGGCTATATGATTACGCCGAGGGGCTATCAGGTATGA